A single Fundulus heteroclitus isolate FHET01 chromosome 4, MU-UCD_Fhet_4.1, whole genome shotgun sequence DNA region contains:
- the LOC118562823 gene encoding uncharacterized protein LOC118562823 yields the protein MASSSLLLLQLLLLTSLVSASPHWGVTLNSAYKGRNSDGSVKISLRARGTFDSCGNFLDWTCSGNCGSVTSKVKDIVDTSTNSSFNHYQWCETELIEKKSLLNDKPFNLGASSYYWVTTRNSVMSGSFESHVDFGRRSDTEEPNKLPDVAIVPFLRVPENCPRTYKLAAFDIDGDKVRCRYGNLPGYECDNCSLPSGFQLDQDSCTLHYQHANHDSRVFGFEMVVEDFPHSTIDLSYSDGSSVRKHPLLSRRKRSAVSASSHMPMTTTAATTTTATTTTAATTTSTVPTTTTTTAVFLSATY from the exons ATGGCCTCCTCATCGCTGctccttcttcagctgctcctgctgaCCTCCCTGGTCTCAGCTTCTCCTCACTGGGGAGTAACATTGAACTCCGCCTACAAAGGAAGGAACTCTGATGGATCAGTTAAG ATATCTCTCCGAGCCAGAGGTACTTTTGATTCCTGTGGTAACTTCCTTGACTGGACTTGCAGCGGCAACTGTGGCAGTGTGACCAGTAAAGTCAAAGATATAGTCGACACAAGCACCAACTCATCATTCAACCATTACCAATGGTGTGAAACCGAACTCATTGAGAAAAAGAGCTTACTCAATGACAAGCCGTTTAACCTCGG GGCATCTTCCTACTACTGGGTCACAACACGTAACTCAGTTATGAGCGGGAGTTTTGAGTCTCACGTGGATTTTGGGAGAAGATCAGACACAGAAGAACCAAATAAACTGCCTGATGTTGCCATTGTTCCCTTCTTAAG AGTTCCTGAAAACTGCCCGAGAACATACAAGCTGGCTGCCTTTGATATTGATGGAGACAAAGTCCGCTGCAGGTATGGGAATTTACCTGGCTACGAGTGCGACAACTGCTCTCTCCCTTCAGGCTTCCAACTGGACCAG GATTCTTGTACATTGCACTACCAGCACGCAAATCATGACAGCAGAGTCTTTGGTTTTGAGATGGTGGTAGAAGACTTCCCACACAGCACTATTGATCTGTCCTATTCTGATGGATCAAGTGTTCGTAAGCATCCACTGCTTTCAAGGAGGAAGAGATCCGCTGTCAGTGCATCTTCACACATGCCTATGACTACTACCGCAGCAACAACTACAACAGCTACTAcaactactgcagcaacaaccaCATCAACTGTACCAacaactactacaactactgca GTTTTCCTTAGTGCCACCTACTGA
- the LOC118562861 gene encoding CUB and zona pellucida-like domain-containing protein 1 has product MTPTPAHGERIEAEVSKEMEIRVKAHAAYSTIFDIIFSGPSAITKHRDVNNDFVLRWTPVEDDLGDHFPICFVVESVSGSRIYQSEMRCVLVEVRKAQIEATVTCTETTMKVEVEKDSFFGLQEEHLRLSDPSNTICSLDRLSNNTHIVAIIPLNGCGTEIEEDDDYLIFKNEITTVEDDPNELITRKHLVEARFYCQYPKRGNVTLSFSAHRKNVTVWEKGFGKFTYQFEFYQDDQFGPIYDPNFYPLEFDVGDRIYMQIDASTSINNTEMFVESCRAAPYDNPNFHPTYSIIENGCKVDQTVQTHPTSNDRQFRFSMDAFKFIGLHDQVYISCTVMMCEAGNPNTRCSRGCMNSTWSNVRRKREAMIQSGMHFVSQGPLRLKREADLRGGSAFNLNLNLVFVAGCLLVAVGMVCGVLIYKTKASRVKYQPLSSYEN; this is encoded by the exons ATGACTCCAACACCTGCACATGGAGAACGGATCGAGGCCGAGGTCAGCAAAGAGATGGAGATCAGAGTCAAAGCACATGCAGCTTATTCAAC GATCTTTGACATCATCTTCAGTGGACCATCAGCCATCACCAAGCACAGGGACGTTAACAACGACTTTGTCCTCAGGTGGACACCAGTTGAAGATGACCTGGGAGATCATTTCCCAATCTGCTTTGTTGTGGAATCAGTGAGCGG GTCACGTATCTATCAGTCTGAGATGAGGTGTGTTCTGGTGGAAGTCCGAAAGGCACAAA TTGAAGCCACCGTGACCTGCACTGAAACCACAATGAAGGTGGAGGTTGAGAAAGATTCCTTCTTTGGACTCCAGGAGGAACATCTTCGCCTCAGTGACCCCAGCAACACCATCTGCAGCCTTGATAGACTCTCCAACAACACTCACATAGTCGCCATCATCCCCCTCAACGGCTGCGGTACTGAGATCGAG GAAGACGATGATTACCTCATTTTCAAGAATGAGATCACCACAGTGGAGGACGACCCGAATGAGCTGATCACCAGGAAGCACCTGGTGGAGGCCCGGTTCTACTGCCAGTACCCCAAACGGGGCAATGTGACCCTGAGCTTCTCAGCACACAGAAAGAACGTCACAGTATGGGAGAAAGGCTTCGGCAAGTTCACCTACCAGTTTGAGTTCTACCAGGATGACCAGTTTGGACCCATTTATGACCCAAACTTTTACCCACTGGAGTTTGACGTCGGAGACAGGATCTACATGCAGATAGATGCCAGCACCTCTATCAACAACACAGAGATGTTTGTGGAGTCCTGCAGAGCTGCACCGTATGACAACCCCAACTTCCACCCAACCTACTCCATCATTGAGAACGG atGCAAAGTTGACCAGACTGTGCAGACCCATCCCACCTCCAACGACAGACAGTTCAGGTTCAGCATGGATGCCTTCAAGTTCATCGGGCTGCATGATCAG GTGTACATCAGCTGCACAGTCATGATGTGTGAAGCAGGGAACCCCAACACCAGGTGCTCACGGGGATGCATGAACTCCACATGGTCCAATGTCCGCAGAAAGAGAGAGGCTATGATCCAGAGTGGAATGCACTTTGTTTCCCAGGGTCCTCTGCGTCTGAAGCGTGAAGCAGACCTCAGAGGAGGCTCAG CGTTCAACCTGAACCTGAACCTGGTCTTTGTTGCTGGATGTCTTCTTGTTGCCGTTGGGATGGTCTGCGGCGTCCTCATCTACAAAACCAAAGCCTCCAGGGTCAAATATCAACCTCTGTCCTCCTACGAAAACTAA